The segment GTCGTCAAGATTTACAATTTTCCCGTCCGATTTTGTTAAGTGATACTTTGACGGTGACAATCACGGTATCGTGCAAAAATGATCAGGATCACACGGTGATTTTTGACTGTATTGCAGTGGATCAAGCGGGTGAAGTGACTTGTCGGGGGACGGCTGAAGTTTACGCGCCTATGGAAAAAATTATTCGGGAGCGTTCCGCGCTTCCAGAAATACATATCAATAATCCCGGCGCACAATTACAACGTTTGGTCAAAATGACAGAACATTTTGAACCCATTCGTATGGCGGTGGTGCATCCGGTGGATCGTAATTCATTGCTAGGTGCAATTGAAGCGTGTCAGGCGCGTTTAATTGTGCCGGTGTTGTTTGGGCCGCGTGACAAAATTGTTGCGGTGGCAAAACAAGAAGGCGTAGATGTGTCAGGTTACGAAATTATCGACACGGAACACAGTCACGAAGCCGCAGAAAAAGCCGTGGCAATGGCGCGCTCTGGCGAAGTCGATGCGTTAATGAAAGGCAGTTTACACACCGATGAGTTAATGGGTGCGGCCGTGCGCACGGCGACGGGCATTAAAACCGCTCGCCGCATGAGTCATGTATTCGTTATTGATGTGCCGCATTATCCACGTCCTATTTTGGTTTCGGACGCGGCGATCAATATTGCGCCCACGTTGCAAGAAAAAGCCGATATTGTGCAGAATGCGATTGATTTGGCGCATGCCTTGGGAATTCAACAACCTTTGGTGGCCATGCTTTCTGCGGTAGAGACCATTAATCCTAAATTAAATTCCACATTAGATGCGGCTGCGATTTGTAAAATGGCACATCGGCGACAAATTACGGGGGGGATTGTGGATGGCCCCTTAGCGTTTGACAATGCGGTGTCCGAAGAAGCGGCACGGATTAAGGGAATTGATTCTCCCGTCGCAGGACGTGCGGACATTCTGATTTCACCTGATTTGGAATCAGGTAATATGGTTGCCAAGCAGTTAGAGTACATGGCAGAGGCGCAAAGCTGTGGCATTGTATTAGGGGCGCGGGTGCCGATTGCCTTAACCAGTCGCGCTGATTCGGTATTAAGTCGTATGGCTTCCTGTGCGTTGGCCTTGTTATTGGTTCGTAACTTGAAGAAGCCTATGGTATGAGTGACGCAATTTTAGTGATTAACGCGGGTTCATCTAGCGTTAAATTTTCCTTATTTTCTAGCGAATTAGACTTAGTTTATCGCGGTGCTATTACGGGAATTGGCACAGAAGCCCAATTTTCAGTCAAAAATGCCCAAGGTGAAACGTTGACTGTGAATCCTTTAGGCGATGCGGATCATCAGCGGTCATTTTCCGTGTTATTAGACTGGTTGGCGCAGCAAGAAGATGATTTAGATGTGGTTGCTGTGGGACATCGTGTTGTACATGGTGGCGTGACGTTTAAAGCTCCCGTACTCGTTGATGATGCGGTTTTTGCGCAATTATCGGCGTTAATTCCCCTCGCGCCTTTGCATCAGCCACATAATTTATCGCCAATTCGGGTATTAAGACAGTTAAAAGGCGATTTGCCGCAAGTGGCTTGTTTTGATACCGCATTTCACAGTGAACAACCCGATGTGGCGGCGGCTTTTGCGTTGCCGCGTCATTGGAGTGCGCAAGGGATTCGTCGCTATGGCTTTCATGGGCTTTCTTACGAATACATTGCACAGCGTTTACCGCAAGTATTAGGCGACATGCCTGCGCGTGTGGTTGTGGCGCATTTGGGTAATGGATCGAGTATGGCTGCATTACTGAATGGCAAAGGCGTGGCTTCTACGATGGGATTTACCGCGTTAGATGGATTACCGATGGGAACAAGAAGTGGTACAATTGATGTTGGCGTTGTTTTACATTGGCTAGATCAAGGTTTATCAACCAAAGAGATTCATCACATTTTGTATCATGAATCAGGCTTATTGGGCGTGTCGGGAATCAGCAGCGACATGTCAGTTTTACTGCACAGCGAAGCCGTAGAAGCAAAACAAGCCATTGATTTATTTGCTTATCGCATTAGCAGAGAACTTGGATCATTGGCGGCGGCTTTGGGAGGCTTAGACGCTCTTGTATTCACCGCAGGCATCGGAGAACATGCCGCCGAGGTTCGCGCTCAAGTTTGTCAGCAAGCAGCTTGGCTAGGCATTGAACTAGACGAGACCGCGAATCAACGCCATGCCTCTTGTATCACTCAAAACCACAGTCCAACCAGCGCATGGGTCATTCCCACCAATGAAGAATTGATGATCGCACAGCATACGTTGGGAGTATTGAAACATTAGATTGGGATAGAGACGTGCTGCGGCGCG is part of the Thioflexithrix psekupsensis genome and harbors:
- a CDS encoding bifunctional enoyl-CoA hydratase/phosphate acetyltransferase: MSANKAVESSNYLENKTFDEINIGDTACLTRTLTFEDISLFAMASGDVNPTHLDLEYASSTGSGKVSGHSLWQGALISNILGTQLPGPGTVYRRQDLQFSRPILLSDTLTVTITVSCKNDQDHTVIFDCIAVDQAGEVTCRGTAEVYAPMEKIIRERSALPEIHINNPGAQLQRLVKMTEHFEPIRMAVVHPVDRNSLLGAIEACQARLIVPVLFGPRDKIVAVAKQEGVDVSGYEIIDTEHSHEAAEKAVAMARSGEVDALMKGSLHTDELMGAAVRTATGIKTARRMSHVFVIDVPHYPRPILVSDAAINIAPTLQEKADIVQNAIDLAHALGIQQPLVAMLSAVETINPKLNSTLDAAAICKMAHRRQITGGIVDGPLAFDNAVSEEAARIKGIDSPVAGRADILISPDLESGNMVAKQLEYMAEAQSCGIVLGARVPIALTSRADSVLSRMASCALALLLVRNLKKPMV
- a CDS encoding acetate/propionate family kinase, translating into MSDAILVINAGSSSVKFSLFSSELDLVYRGAITGIGTEAQFSVKNAQGETLTVNPLGDADHQRSFSVLLDWLAQQEDDLDVVAVGHRVVHGGVTFKAPVLVDDAVFAQLSALIPLAPLHQPHNLSPIRVLRQLKGDLPQVACFDTAFHSEQPDVAAAFALPRHWSAQGIRRYGFHGLSYEYIAQRLPQVLGDMPARVVVAHLGNGSSMAALLNGKGVASTMGFTALDGLPMGTRSGTIDVGVVLHWLDQGLSTKEIHHILYHESGLLGVSGISSDMSVLLHSEAVEAKQAIDLFAYRISRELGSLAAALGGLDALVFTAGIGEHAAEVRAQVCQQAAWLGIELDETANQRHASCITQNHSPTSAWVIPTNEELMIAQHTLGVLKH